CTATAACCACCATAGAGTTCGACGCTCCTTTGGTGAACAGTCCCATTTTCTCCCCTTTTCCAGGTCCCGCAAGGCCTCCAGGATATAGATGGGCCTTTTGATCCAGTCTGGACTGGCTACCTCTCCATCCCGAATCGAACACCGTCACGCCGGCGGGATACTGAACCACGTATCTGTCGGGAACCGACAGAGCGTCGTAACGAATGTCGAAGGTTGTTCCCTGAGGGAGGGTACCGATATCCCAGGTATCCTTCGTCCCCAGATATCCTCCGCTTTGGGCTTGTTTCCATGCGTTGCACTGGTCCAGAACGTCGTCCCGTTTTTCCGTATTCTCGTCGCTAGGAAGCCCTCCTGGCCCGGACTGGTCGGACGTCGATACCGATTTCGTGACGGAGAGATCGTAGTTTCCAGGAGGCGGAAGGACTACGACCTCGGTTCCATCGGAATTGTTCCCTGGATTGGAATCCCTGTTCTGGTCGTCTGGCCCCTGAACTGTGACGGAGTTGAGTATTTTCTCCCCTACCTTGCCAGTAACGTCAACGTGGTAGGTCCATGTCCAGGTCTCCCCTACGTCGAGGACGTGATCCTGGTTCCCTCCGGTCTTTACCGCTTCGTCGTTTTTCAGGATATTTCCGTTATCCTTGACCACAGGGTCTACTACCGGAACGCCGGAGAGGTTTTGAACCACCACGGTATAGGTCAGCCTGGTTGGCACCCCTGCGGTGATCGTGGCCTGCTTATTCCCTCCGCTCGCCTGGTTTGACCCACCTAGCAAACGATCTAGGTGAGCCGCCTGCTCTGCACCGATAATTTCCCTTATCTTCTGCCTCTGTTCCGGGCTCAGGGCCTTGTATCTCTCCAACTGCTCCACGCCGATCTGAGGCTGTTGAGCCACCGCTAGTACAGGCAGCATCGACACCGCCAAGATACCTATCAGGGTAGATACTGTAGACTTGAACTTAGAATACATTTTCAAACCTCCTCTCATCACTGGACGCAGCTAACGGAAAAAACAGACTAGTATACCTGCCTAAATTATAGCAAAAAAGGCCCTGCATTTGCAGGGCCTTTTTAAATTAAACAAAGCAATGGCGGAGAGGGAGGGATTCGAACCCTCGGTACCTTGCGGCACACTTGCACTCCAAGCAAGCACCTTCGACCACTCGGACACCTCTCCGCTTCAACGAAAGAGATTCTATCACGTTTTATCCGATCAAGCAAGGTCCTGAAAAACCTCTGGATCAGATTCTTGCTTTTCCGACCATTTTATCCCATCACAGGAGCAAGCCCGACCTTTGCCTCTTCTTTTAGCCTCATAGAGAGCGTCATCTGCCACCTTTATAAGCCCTCCAGAGGTCCAAAGGCTTTTACCGGAAAAGCAGGAAAGATAGGCGACACCGCAGGATAAGGAGACCTTAAGCGGTATTCCGTCGAAGACGAATATCTCTTTCTTGACCCTGTCGTAGAGCTTTTTTATCACCTTGGCAACGGAGAAAAAATCCATTCCTGGGAAGAGGAAAAGGAACTCATCCCCTCCATATCTGCCGACAGCTCCGGTATTCACCGCGACCTCGTCGAAGAGGATGCCGACCTGAGCTAAAATGAAGTCACCTGCCTGGTGTCCGTAGGTGTCGTTAATTTTTTTGAAAAAGTCTATATCGCAAAGGCAGATAGCCACAGGGTTGTTGTTCCTTTGAGACTTTTCTAAAACGCTGCCTAAGATGGACATTATGGATCGCCTGTTGAGGTTGCCTGTCAGGACGTCGGTTCTGGACAGCTTATCTATCTCCTCTTTCTGCCTCCATAGCTCTCTGTAGGCCCTTATAAACCGTATACCTACGGAGATCCTGGCGTTCATCTCCTCCGTATCAAAGGGCTTAGTTATAAAGTCATCCGCACCGGAGGACAATCCATGAACGATTGATTTCCTGTCTCCTTTGGACGTAGTGATGAATATGTAACAGTACCCTTGGTCGTTGTCTTTATTCGTAGATCTAACTTTATGACAGACCTCAGGACCTTCCATCCCGGGCAGTACCCAATCTATGAAGACCATGTCCGGTTTAGTGGATATAATACGTTCAAGGGCGTCGTCCCCTCTGGAGCACATCTCGACGATGTAGTTATGGGATCTATCGAAAGCTCTCTCAATACCGTCGACGAGGATGCTTCTCTCCAGCCTCGAGTCGCTGGCTATCACTACCTTAAAGGGATTTTGAAGGTATTCTTCAAGAACCATACTGAGGCCTCCTTAGAGAAAGTGGGGAAATAAATTGCCTAACTAAAAAGACTTTTGAACTCGGCACAAATTGTACCATCAGGGAGAATGACTGTCTATTATGTGAAAATAAAAAAAGAGGCTACGACATGGGAGATCCATATCGCCGCCTCTTTTATGAGTTTACAAGTTTAAGGGTTGTTCGGAAGGGAATAGGTATACCAGGAGGGCTCGACCCTAATAGAACCCTGCCCAGCGATCGGAGCCTGCACGACCTGTACAACTGCGACCGCAGGACCAGCGGCTGGAGCCCATATATAGCCGTCTCCGAAGGGCATCAGGACCATAGGGGTGTTGTTTACCATGTAAAGCCAATCTCCTCTGGAATCCCTCACCACCGGATACCCATCGGCGGTCAAAAAGTAAGTTCCGTCATCCGATGGATCAGGAGCGGTATGTCCATCGTCGTAATCGGGCTTCGTTATCAACACAGGGTAGCTTCCGTAGGCAAAAGCCCCTGTAGAGAGGAGTATCGCCACGATAGAGCCTAAAAGGAATCGATTAAGTCTAGCCAACATAGTAGCGGAACCTCAAAGGTTTATAGGAGCGATTCTACCCATCCAGAGATAGCCCCAGACCGGAGACTGAGAGGCTAAAACAGAGGTGTCCGAGTCGTTCCACTTGAAGTTGTTCTGGTTAGCCATTCTCGTCAGTTCGTATACGTGCCGCTTAAGGGTTTCAGCAGGAGACTCGTCCTCTCGGCAACGCATCTGATACCAGCTCTTGCCGGTCCAACCGTATATGACCTCAGGTTTGTCACCCTTCCACGCAAGAGGAAGACGTGGTCTGTGCAGTACCGCCATACGATCGACCATTCTGCCCCATTTTGATACCACCGTAAAATTATCGTTTGCCAGCCAGCCAGGCACGGAGGGAAGGACCGTAGCTTGAGGAGCGACCACCATCTGTGGCTGCACGACTACCGGTTGAGTCACGGTCATCTGAGGCTGAACGACGGTCACAAGCTGAGGGACCGACATAGGTACTACCGAGCCAACTACATAACCGGAGGCCAGATAGAGCCCAGCCCCTCCCTGGACACCGTAAACCCAGTTTCCAGCGGAAGAGCGAGTTACCGGATAGCCATCGTAGGTTACAAACCATCCAGCAGGCATATTGTAGGGCCTATAGACGTAGAAGCTCATACCAGAGTAAGCTGGCTGGGTAACCAGGACAGGCTCGGCGATATAGTTCATACCGTAGGACGGAGCGGAAGACAGGCAAAGCACAAAAAGAGCGGAAAGCACGATATTACGCATAGCCTTATTCATTATGAATACCTCCCTGATAAAAATTGCATTTTGAAAAAGAAAAGACTGCTACAAAAGTTGGGTTAACTGGCTAAAAGCCAAACCCTCTTAATTGATTTATACTGCCACGTACCATTATATCATCACAGGGAGCCTTTAGTCTCTACTTATGCCCGAATAATACAGGGATATATTAAGATATTTTTCCACCTGGGAGATCCTTTTTTTTATACCGTCTAGGTTTACTTTAAATTCGCTCTCCACCGGCATTCGCTGGGCTTCCTGATCCATAAGAAATAAAGAGGAGATCATAAAATCCCTGGCAGAGTTGAGGTATTCCCACTCCTCTCCAGATAGTTCGGAAGGGACTATAGCTAGGATACGGTTCCTCATTACCTGGAGCTCCTCAGTGCCCTCCCTGACATGGGTGGCAAGGGGTTCCACCGGAAAATGCCCCTCTAGGAAAAACCTATAGCTCTGGACTATATCCCACCAAATCCTCTCGGCCTGCCCCCAAACGAACCGGAGATCGTTGTAGTACGGCAAATACCTCCTCTGGGCTACCGTAAGGCGAGGTGTTTTTATCCAGACTAGATCTCTATATCCCGTCTCTCTCAGTACCTCCAGCAAAACCGAATTTCCCATGAGGAGATCGTTTTCCAGGGCTATATCGAAAGCAGGACCTATCTCGACGATCGATCGACCGTCCACCGATATCAGTCGATCCCCTGCTTTGAGGCCCGCCTTGCTAGCGAGACCTCCAGAAACGACGGAGGATACCGAGGCTCCCCAGGACCCTGGGGAAAAATAGGCCCCGATCAGGACTCCGCTATCGGCCCTTAGAGGGCAGGAAAGAAAGATAGTTCCATATATTAAAAGACAGGTTATCAGAGGCAAAACTCGTGTCATTTGACGTATGATCCCCCTTTCTGGTAAGCCAAAGCAGAGCTTCCTCCGAGAGGCCCTCTGGATCGGCCTTCCTTATGGCTATATTAAGCAACAGAGATGGCGAAAGGGCCTGATTGATCCTCCTCGGAAGTTCCTGACCGCCGTCTTTTCCCTCTGGATACAGGAAAAAGCGGTACCTTCTGTCGTCCTCCACGTAAGTCCTGACTATACGGCTTGTGCCCTCGTTCCAGCTGAGCCTGGTCATAGGATGGATCAAAGCCCTTATAGCCCCTATCATATCCTCTCTATCGTCGGAGACCAAGAGCACGTTGCCGTAGATGGAGAAGAGTATAGCGTCATGACCGGGAAAGGCCACGGAAAAAACGGGGACTTCGTCCACGCTTTCGGACCTATCGACCATAGCGGAGGAACCGAAAATAAAGCTGAGATCGTCGAGCTTCCCTCTCTGCACGGAGATGGCTTTTTTCTGGGTCTCATTATCAAGGGAGTTCCAGTCCATACAGTACGCCGCAGAGGCAAATAGTACCGGCCCTCCCTCGTCGGGATAAAGGGCCACCGCTACGGAATCCACGGGAATGCTCGGGAAAAGGGAAAAATAGCTAGGAGCTGAGCCTGCGACATCCCTGTTTTCGGACACGTAAACGAAAAAAGGCCTGCCTTCAGGAGGCCTTGCCATCGCCATCATCGCATTAAAGTTCTTGCCTCCCAAAGGAGTTGACGCTTTTTTTGCCCTCTCGTCCTGGAATACCCACAGTCCAGCGACGACGACCGATCCAACCATAACGAAAATAACGAATCTAGCCCTGTTTTTTGGGGCCCATACGGCGCTGATCGGCCAAGCGAGAACATTTAGGATTTTCTTTACCCCTCCGAGAAGTCTCTCGACCACAGAGGCACCGCCGGTCTGAGCTTCTTCTTTCTTTAGGGCATCATCTTCGAGGTTATTTTCCATACGCTCCCCCTCCTCAAGGCTATCCCCGTAGGAACTATAAGTGGTATAGTGATATTGTAGCCTAAAAATAAGAACGAGGTGATCCAAGTGAAGATACTAGCATCCACTTTAGCATCTATTTTTATGATCCTAACGGCCTCAATTTCCTGGGGAAGCCAGCCCCATCCCGAGCCGAGCCACTCAAGATACGACGGTGGCGCCCTGCCAGCGTCGGGAGTTCCGGCCTGGACCTATCAGGCGGAAAACGGGATATCAGGCTCTATGACCTGGTCCGACGGAAAACTGTACTTCAGCGACGGAGGAGGCTACCTACACTGTCTCAACGGACAGGACGGATCGGTTATCTGGAAGTCCCACTTTGACACGCTCCTCTACGGAGCCCCTCAGGTCGATTCAGGCGTCCTTTACGTGGGAGCTGGGTCGGGAACGGTATACGCCATAGACGCCAACACCGGCCAGGTCAAATGGAGCCGGTCCTTAGCCACTAACCCCTCTGAAATAGCGTCCAGCGCCGTAGCGTCGTCGGTAGCGGTGTGGAAAAACAGACTGGTGGTTTCCAACCTAGAGGGCTATGTACTCTGTATCGACACAAACAACGGTGAACTTTTGTGGAAATTTAAGGCACCTAGAGAAATTCTATGCTCGCCTATAATAGCCGAGTCTTTTGTCTTTATAGGAGACCACTCAGGAGGATTTCACGCCCTGGATATTGAGACCGGAAAGAGAACATGGGGAGGCTCCTCTGGAGGCCCAATAGACACGTCTCCCTCCTACTCCGATGGAGTCGTCTACTACGGAGGGTGGGACGGAGTTATCCACGCGGTTCAGCTCAAGTCGGTAGTACCCCTATGGCACACTAAGGGCGAGGGGGCTCTCACCACCGATATAGCCATAAGAAAAGGCAGAGCCTTCTGGGGCACCGCAGCGGGAAAGTTATACGGACTATCCGTCGATAAAGGGCAGATCCTTTGGACCATAGATCTTGACGCTCCTCCTACCGCTTCTTTCGTGGCCACCGACAAGGTCCTTTTCGTGCCAGGAGCCGCTGGAAAGGTGTTCTCCGTGGATTCTCAAAACGGATCTATAATGTGGAACTTTGAGGCTAGCGGGGATATTATGTCCTCCCCTGTAATAGCAGGAGGTTTTCTCTACGTAGGAACTATGGATGGATTGGTCTACGCTATCCGATAAATTAATAAAGGAGTAATAATGAAAGACAGGTTTAAAAAATACATGACAGAGGCCCTGAAGGAAGCGGAGCTAGCTGCTTCCGAGGGAGACATACCGGTAGGGGCGGTAGTGGTGTGGGAAGATCAGGTCATAGGCAGAGGAAGAAATAAGCGGAGACTTCACCACGACCCGACCGCCCACGCCGAGATAGTCGCCATAAGAGAGGCAGGAGAGTTCCTGAAATCCTGGAACCTCTCGGACTGCGAGCTTTACGTGACTTTAGAACCATGCCCTATGTGCGCCGGAGCCATAGTCCAATCCAGGATAAGGCGGCTTATCTACGGCTGTACCGATCCCAAGGCAGGGGCGAGCGGAACCCTCTACAACATAACCTCCGACACCAGGCTCAACCATCGCTGTGAGACCCTATCAGGCGTGGAGGAAAACAGGTGCAAAAAGATACTCCAGGATTTTTTCATCCTTTGCAGATCTAAACGCACAAAAAAAAGTCCTTCCTAGAGCAGGTCGTCTTGCAAAAAGACCTCTATGTAGGTATAATGTTTCATCGTCAAGGAGGAGTGGCCGAGC
The uncultured Dethiosulfovibrio sp. genome window above contains:
- a CDS encoding diguanylate cyclase; its protein translation is MVLEEYLQNPFKVVIASDSRLERSILVDGIERAFDRSHNYIVEMCSRGDDALERIISTKPDMVFIDWVLPGMEGPEVCHKVRSTNKDNDQGYCYIFITTSKGDRKSIVHGLSSGADDFITKPFDTEEMNARISVGIRFIRAYRELWRQKEEIDKLSRTDVLTGNLNRRSIMSILGSVLEKSQRNNNPVAICLCDIDFFKKINDTYGHQAGDFILAQVGILFDEVAVNTGAVGRYGGDEFLFLFPGMDFFSVAKVIKKLYDRVKKEIFVFDGIPLKVSLSCGVAYLSCFSGKSLWTSGGLIKVADDALYEAKRRGKGRACSCDGIKWSEKQESDPEVFQDLA
- a CDS encoding PDZ domain-containing protein, which encodes MPLITCLLIYGTIFLSCPLRADSGVLIGAYFSPGSWGASVSSVVSGGLASKAGLKAGDRLISVDGRSIVEIGPAFDIALENDLLMGNSVLLEVLRETGYRDLVWIKTPRLTVAQRRYLPYYNDLRFVWGQAERIWWDIVQSYRFFLEGHFPVEPLATHVREGTEELQVMRNRILAIVPSELSGEEWEYLNSARDFMISSLFLMDQEAQRMPVESEFKVNLDGIKKRISQVEKYLNISLYYSGISRD
- a CDS encoding PQQ-binding-like beta-propeller repeat protein; translated protein: MKILASTLASIFMILTASISWGSQPHPEPSHSRYDGGALPASGVPAWTYQAENGISGSMTWSDGKLYFSDGGGYLHCLNGQDGSVIWKSHFDTLLYGAPQVDSGVLYVGAGSGTVYAIDANTGQVKWSRSLATNPSEIASSAVASSVAVWKNRLVVSNLEGYVLCIDTNNGELLWKFKAPREILCSPIIAESFVFIGDHSGGFHALDIETGKRTWGGSSGGPIDTSPSYSDGVVYYGGWDGVIHAVQLKSVVPLWHTKGEGALTTDIAIRKGRAFWGTAAGKLYGLSVDKGQILWTIDLDAPPTASFVATDKVLFVPGAAGKVFSVDSQNGSIMWNFEASGDIMSSPVIAGGFLYVGTMDGLVYAIR
- the tadA gene encoding tRNA adenosine(34) deaminase TadA gives rise to the protein MKDRFKKYMTEALKEAELAASEGDIPVGAVVVWEDQVIGRGRNKRRLHHDPTAHAEIVAIREAGEFLKSWNLSDCELYVTLEPCPMCAGAIVQSRIRRLIYGCTDPKAGASGTLYNITSDTRLNHRCETLSGVEENRCKKILQDFFILCRSKRTKKSPS